The Halobellus sp. MBLA0158 genome has a window encoding:
- a CDS encoding GAF domain-containing protein: protein MSGDPADGRVLLVRPTGDATDGGSDEVERDSGGEWTRGGTDVEPGGDSRQFDGDGEIDANTEVVVETLEEELSVDVVVRCRDTAVEYVEELGPTLDCIVVLGDDRALIRSLIEDDAVPTVVYEPPFVETVEMSDPTESTITGLVERVRAEVAAAKRTSHLRESNARLTALSHFAEDITACETVGAVVERTLDATTQALAYDYAVIYLLEGDRLLPRATSLPDASVRPLHVDEGIAGRTLRTGESEIVSDLQSVEDARPQIDELHAGISVPIDGRGVIQVASGARAAFDESDLEFVEILAGYAREALERIEREVTLRRERDRLHAFFDGLPAPAIYVERRDGELRIEEVNGAYDEQFGTVRSGRPLADVADVPETEQFEAALGTAGVSTGVVERPTAAGGVGTFALHVVAVSPPGSDECAYGIYVDPADDGSVPGYFG, encoded by the coding sequence ATGTCGGGGGACCCCGCGGACGGACGCGTGCTTCTCGTCAGGCCCACCGGCGATGCGACCGACGGTGGATCCGACGAGGTCGAACGCGACTCCGGAGGGGAATGGACGAGGGGGGGCACAGACGTCGAACCGGGAGGCGACAGCCGGCAGTTCGACGGGGACGGCGAGATAGACGCCAACACGGAGGTGGTGGTCGAGACGCTGGAGGAGGAGCTCTCGGTCGACGTCGTCGTCCGCTGCCGCGACACCGCCGTCGAGTACGTCGAGGAACTGGGGCCGACCCTCGACTGCATCGTCGTCCTCGGCGACGATCGGGCGCTGATCCGCTCGCTCATCGAGGACGACGCGGTGCCGACGGTGGTCTACGAGCCGCCGTTCGTCGAGACCGTCGAGATGAGCGACCCGACCGAATCGACAATCACGGGGCTCGTAGAGCGCGTCCGCGCCGAGGTCGCGGCCGCGAAGCGGACGAGCCACCTCCGGGAGTCGAACGCGCGGCTGACGGCGCTGAGTCACTTCGCCGAGGACATCACCGCCTGCGAGACCGTCGGCGCCGTGGTCGAGCGGACCCTCGACGCGACGACCCAGGCGCTGGCGTACGACTACGCGGTCATCTATCTGTTGGAGGGAGACCGCCTGCTCCCGCGGGCGACGTCGCTCCCGGACGCGTCGGTGCGGCCCCTCCACGTCGACGAGGGGATCGCCGGGCGGACGCTCCGCACCGGCGAGTCGGAGATCGTCTCGGACCTCCAGTCCGTCGAGGACGCCCGACCGCAGATCGACGAACTCCACGCCGGCATCAGCGTCCCGATCGACGGCCGCGGCGTGATCCAGGTCGCGAGCGGGGCGCGCGCCGCCTTCGACGAGAGCGACCTGGAGTTCGTCGAGATCCTCGCCGGCTACGCCCGCGAGGCGCTCGAACGGATCGAACGGGAGGTGACGCTGCGGCGCGAGCGCGACCGGCTCCACGCCTTCTTCGACGGCCTGCCCGCGCCGGCGATCTACGTGGAGCGACGCGACGGCGAGCTTCGGATCGAGGAGGTAAACGGCGCCTACGACGAGCAGTTCGGCACGGTCCGGAGCGGACGGCCGCTCGCCGACGTCGCCGACGTGCCGGAGACAGAACAGTTCGAGGCCGCGCTCGGGACCGCGGGCGTCTCGACGGGCGTCGTCGAACGCCCGACCGCGGCCGGCGGCGTGGGGACGTTCGCGCTGCACGTCGTCGCCGTCTCGCCGCCCGGCAGCGACGAGTGCGCCTACGGGATCTACGTCGATCCCGCCGACGACGGCTCCGTGCCGGGGTACTTCGGCTGA